The window CGAGCAGCAAGGCAAAAAGCATCTGCGGCGCTGCGTAATGATCGGACAGGAACTGGGCGGCGGCGGCGACGGTGAGGCAGCAAAGGACGCCCGGCATCAATTGTCTGAAGGGTATGGTCATGTCTACTTAATCCGGCAGGAGGGAGAGGCCGTTGTGCCGACCGGGACGGCGGCGACGGGCTGAACTGCAATTCTCTCGACAATATCGAATCTGGCCGATGGTGTAGAGGGCCAACTCTTGCGAACGGGCTGTCCATTGTCTCAATTCTTCGGTCGGCCCGGTTCCGATGATTTTCGCAAGCAATGGGCTAGAACGTCATCGAGAGAGTTGAAGAAGGCGGCGTCGGGGAAAAGGCCGCGCAATTGTCCGCGGGTTTTTTCATTGATGTCATCGACGTCCTGGGCAAAGGCGAGCCGGACGTTTGTCGCCGCCAGTTCCTCGGAAATTTCACGCAAGGTCCGGGTAGCTGTGTAGTCAACATCATCGACGGCGGATGCATCCAGGCACAGCCAGCGCAGCGGCGGGCGGGCCTGCCTTGCCAATTGGAGGATCTCCGACTTCATGCGCTCTGCATTGGCATAGTACATGCTGTGATTGAAGCGGTAGATGATGAGCCCGGGAGCTGCTTCGGCACCGCTGTCCAAGGGCTTGCCGCGCCAGCGGCCGGAATCCTCCCGAACGATGAGAAGGTTTGTCGGCCTGTATCCATGGCGGGTGTGGACGACCAACGAGAACAGGATGGCAAAGACGATGCCCTGTTCCACCCCGAAAGCGACAACAACGCCGGCCGTGACGATGGCAACCCAGAATTCGGGCCGCCGCCGGCGATGGATTTCGCGAAGCCCGTCAATGTCGATGAGTTTCAAGCCGATCAGAAACACCACCGCGGACAAGACAGCCTCGGGCAGGTAACTCAACGGCCTGGTCAGGAACAGCAGGGTCAGCAGGACAACCAGGGCGGCACAAAGCAGCGAGAGCTGACTGCGACCGCCGGCGGCATCCACCATCTCGGTCTTGGTAGGGCTTCCGTTGACAATGAAGGTGCCGCTTAGCCCCGCGCCGATATTGGCTATCCCCAGAGCTCTCAAATCCTGTGTCTCGTCCAGCCGCTCGCCATATCTATCCGCGTATGCCCTTGCGGTTGCGGTGCTTTGCGCGAGGACGAC is drawn from Hoeflea prorocentri and contains these coding sequences:
- a CDS encoding SulP family inorganic anion transporter codes for the protein MSGRNFTGWLKSHILAAVLPIDRKRLPAEIIAGITLAALAIPEVMGYTKIAGTPVVTGLYTLLIPAVLFALLGSSRHLVVGADSATAAILASGVAAMAATGSADYVALAGLIAIVVGLLLVAASAIGLGFMADFLSRTVLVGFLTGVGIQVALRALSDLLGFDAPHRGTLMMIRLASQRTFDINFAAIAMAIAVIVVITGGKLMENRTGRAIPAAMLAVIGAIAASWLFDLGSHMPVVGTVPGGVPQFSIPQISLSFALIWQLLPTALAMVVVVLAQSTATARAYADRYGERLDETQDLRALGIANIGAGLSGTFIVNGSPTKTEMVDAAGGRSQLSLLCAALVVLLTLLFLTRPLSYLPEAVLSAVVFLIGLKLIDIDGLREIHRRRRPEFWVAIVTAGVVVAFGVEQGIVFAILFSLVVHTRHGYRPTNLLIVREDSGRWRGKPLDSGAEAAPGLIIYRFNHSMYYANAERMKSEILQLARQARPPLRWLCLDASAVDDVDYTATRTLREISEELAATNVRLAFAQDVDDINEKTRGQLRGLFPDAAFFNSLDDVLAHCLRKSSEPGRPKN